Genomic DNA from uncultured Acetobacterium sp.:
GTCGCCAACCTGAAACCAGTTAACCTCCGGGGCCTGGAATCCAACGGGATGATTCTGGCCGCCACCAAAGGCAAAAAATTATCCCTGGTTACCGTCGACGGCATCCCCTCCGGCGGCAAGGTTTCTTAATTGATCACTAAAAATTAAAGGCAAATAAAAAAGTCTAAACGGGGGTGTGCGTCCCGTTTAGACTTTTAAAATATGCTGGTATTAAAGGGTTTTCATGGCATCGATATATTCGTCTTTTTCACGAACACCGACAAAGCGGTTCACTGCTTCACCGTTTTTAAAGAAAACCACGGTGGGAATACTCATGACTCGGAATTGTTGGGCCAGGCTTTGGTTTTCATCCACATTGATTTTACAAACCTTCATATTGTCGCCCAATTCCTGAGATATTTCGTCTATTGTCGGGGCCAGTGCTTTACAAGGTCCGCACCATTCTGCCCAAAAATCCACCATGACCGCTCCGTTATAGGATAAAATCTCGGTTTCAAAATTTTCCATATTGATATTAATAATTTTTTCACTGGACATGTTCTCTTCACCTCATAAATATATTTGCTCAAACATTATATAATAATTTCCGACAAGATTAAAGGATAAAAGTTAAATTTCTGATATTAAAGCGGAGCCGTTGTGTTAAAATATAGGCATGAAAAAGATGGATTTAAAAAAGAGTATCATAAAAAAAGAATTGAATAAACTAAACAAAAAAAGCCAGCATCGCTTTCATATGCCCGGACATAAGGGCCGGGGTGAAGCCTTTGCTTTATATGACTATGACATCACCGAAATACCCGGGGCCGATAATCTCCACGATGCCCAGGGCGTTATTGCTCAAGCGCAGCAAAAACTGGCCGCAATCTATCATAGCGACGAAGCCGCCATTCTGGTTAATGGTACCACCACCGGGATTCATAGTGCCATCTTAGGAACCAGCGTCCCGGGAAAAAAACTGCTGGTGCCGATTAATTGTCATCGGGCGGTTTTTGGCGCCTTGGCTTTAGGCCGCATTGAAGGGGTTTTTATCGCGCCGGAAATGCAGCCAGAAATGGGCTTTGCCACAGCTGTCAGCGTTGGCAGTGTCCACAAGGCGCTTACCGAACACCCGGACATCAATGGAATGATCCTGACCAACCCCAGCTATTATGGCACCACCAGCGATGTCAAGAAAATTGCTGAAACCCTTCATGCCCAGGGGAAATTTTTAATTGTCGATGAGGCTCATGGGGCCCATCTTAAATTTAATGATAACTTACCAATGGATGCCCTGTCAGCCGGTGCTGATGTGGTGATTCAAAGCACCCACAAAATACTGGGGTCG
This window encodes:
- the trxA gene encoding thioredoxin; the protein is MSSEKIININMENFETEILSYNGAVMVDFWAEWCGPCKALAPTIDEISQELGDNMKVCKINVDENQSLAQQFRVMSIPTVVFFKNGEAVNRFVGVREKDEYIDAMKTL